One Edaphobacter flagellatus genomic region harbors:
- a CDS encoding 23S rRNA (pseudouridine(1915)-N(3))-methyltransferase RlmH, whose protein sequence is MKITLTAIVPRRARTKSEPSDKLLADYVSRIGRYVLCESQLFDSESAFLEWAGRQSGRSPGYLVLLDSRGKQLSSEELASTVGRLRDSGTQRIVFAIGPADGWSEEARTRASLVLSFGRITLPHQLARVVLAEQVYRAFTILAGHPYHSGH, encoded by the coding sequence ATGAAAATTACCCTTACCGCCATCGTTCCGCGTCGGGCCCGCACGAAATCCGAACCGTCGGATAAGCTTCTGGCGGACTATGTCAGTCGCATCGGGCGGTACGTTCTCTGCGAGTCGCAACTCTTTGATTCGGAATCTGCTTTTCTCGAGTGGGCTGGCCGTCAGTCCGGCCGTTCGCCTGGTTATCTGGTTCTGCTCGACAGCCGCGGCAAGCAGCTCTCCTCAGAAGAGCTGGCTTCCACCGTTGGCCGTTTGCGGGACTCCGGTACGCAGCGGATCGTCTTTGCCATCGGTCCTGCCGACGGCTGGTCTGAAGAAGCGCGCACACGAGCGAGCCTTGTGCTCTCCTTTGGCCGCATTACATTGCCGCACCAGCTTGCGCGCGTTGTGCTTGCCGAGCAGGTCTACCGCGCCTTCACCATCCTCGCCGGTCATCCGTATCACAGCGGACACTGA
- the cobO gene encoding cob(I)yrinic acid a,c-diamide adenosyltransferase: protein MNETSRRGLIVINTGPGKGKTTAALGTALRAAGNGMRVLILQFLKGSWHYGELDAIEALGKALSTADDPSIVIRQMGRGFVKVGGAETDPEDLRLVEEAWNEAAQAIASGEWDLVVLDEINYAIGYKMLSPEKVAEVLRSKPEMVHVILTGRNAHPSLIELADTVTEMREVKHAYQKGILAQRGIEF, encoded by the coding sequence ATGAACGAAACCTCGCGTCGCGGACTCATCGTCATCAACACCGGCCCCGGCAAGGGCAAGACCACGGCTGCATTGGGCACCGCGCTACGCGCTGCGGGCAACGGCATGCGCGTCCTGATCCTGCAGTTTCTCAAGGGCTCATGGCATTATGGCGAGCTGGACGCGATTGAAGCGCTCGGCAAGGCACTTAGCACTGCCGATGATCCCTCGATCGTCATTCGCCAGATGGGACGCGGCTTTGTGAAGGTCGGCGGTGCGGAGACCGACCCTGAAGATCTTCGTCTTGTTGAAGAGGCGTGGAATGAGGCCGCGCAGGCCATTGCATCCGGGGAATGGGATCTGGTTGTGCTGGATGAGATCAACTACGCCATCGGCTATAAGATGCTTTCGCCTGAAAAGGTTGCCGAGGTTTTGCGCAGCAAGCCGGAGATGGTCCACGTGATTCTTACCGGACGCAATGCACACCCCTCTTTAATAGAGCTGGCGGATACGGTCACGGAGATGCGAGAGGTGAAGCATGCCTATCAGAAGGGGATTCTGGCGCAGCGCGGGATCGAGTTCTGA